One Penicillium oxalicum strain HP7-1 chromosome III, whole genome shotgun sequence genomic region harbors:
- a CDS encoding putative cell wall protein, which translates to MRAFTTIVAALFAAVAYADNKANAFYNPSGGYQFTAGEPTTLTWKADAGTTVTLRLQYGAVTTSNSGEVIAANIPNSGSYTWSVPADIMAQPDYTIEIIDDQDSSNYNFLPRFVVAGASTTPTSSSSASSSATMTTTVSTTSTSTNTNTVTATSSSATPSTMTTATSSAVSSSSAVSSSTDAASTTSATSTGESASVPTSNAGVANRVSGGLLAVVAGAAIML; encoded by the exons ATGCGTGCCTTCACCACCATTGTCGCGGCCCTCTTCGCCGCCGTCGCCTACGCCGACAACAAGGCTAATGCCTTCTACAACCCATCCGGTGGTTACCAGTTCACTGCTGGCGAGCCCACCACTCTGACCTGGAAGGCCGATGCCGGTACCACCGTCACTTTGCGCCTGCAGTATGGTGCGGTGACCACGTCCAACTCGGGCGAGGTTATTGCCG CCAATATCCCCAACAGCGGCAGCTACACCTGGTCTGTCCCCGCCGATATCATGGCCCAGCCCGACTACACcatcgagatcatcgatgacCAGGACTCGTCCAACTACAACTTCCTGCCCCGCTTCGTCGTCGCCGGCGCCAGCACTACCCCGACCAGCTCTTCGTCtgcatcttcctccgccaccatgaccaccaccgtctctaccacctccaccagcaccaacaccaacaccGTCACCGCCACCTCGTCCTCTGCGACCCCCAGCACCATGACCACCGCGACCTCTTCTGCTGTGagctccagctcggcggtctcttcttccaccgacgctgcctccaccacctccgccaccTCCACCGGTGAGAGTGCTTCCGTGCCTACCAGCAATGCCGGTGTGGCCAACCGTGTCTCTGGCGGTCTGTTGGCCGTTGTGGCCGGTGCCGCGATTATGCTGTAA
- a CDS encoding Nucleolar protein 12, with protein MGKKSKSQTKSAPEAPSTGGGLPFLGSAPLDAGLSSLFEKSAGPVKTPTVKYVEFKPRKKADEAMETAASDDSDAESEDEAMADAGDSSAEDFTENKEAESEQQRASDKQSRKRKRGGAEDDIEGSYMRRLEKEEKRAEEKREAEQVKRQKPTKDEEESGDAEDDTNEEVASSDEEGEKAGDAKEPMPVHESVSGASKANEVEKSSRTVFLGNVSTEAIKSKSAKKTLLRHLASFCSSLPESSGPHKVDSIRFRSVPFASGGGIPKRASYARREILDDTTHSTNAYAVYTTAQAARKAPAALNGTVVLDRHIRVDSIAHPAEIDNKRCVFVGNLDFVDQEVAGVDEDGKKKKPRKPSDIEEGLWRVFNAHTGDTKDKKSVKKNVEFVRVIRDQNTRVGKGFAYVQFYEGTCVEQALLLNEKNFPPLLPRKIRVTRARKMMKKRDDSGSKDARSGDLARKTLQGRAGKLLGRAGASKLKNESKGGIAGNSFVFEGHRASEGKSTLKVKGKSRGSKGKPKNRSSKRAAAYRAAGGQRP; from the exons ATGGGCAAAAAATCAAAGTCGCAAACAAAATCGGCCCCTGAGGCACCCTCCACTGGTGGAGGTCTTCCCTTCCTGGGCAGTGCACCACTCGACGCGGGTTTGTCTTCACTTTTTGAGAAAAGT GCTGGCCCGGTGAAGACGCCTACCGTCAAATATGTCGAGTTCAAACCCAGGAAAAAAGCCGACGAGGCCATGGAGACCGCCGCGTCCGATGACAGTGACGCTGAATCGGAGGACGAGGCGATGGCAGATGCTGGTGACAGCTCTGCGGAGGATTTTACAGAGAACAAGGAAGCTGAGAGTGAGCAACAGCGCGCGTCAGACAAGCAGAGTCGCAAGCGCAAGCGAGGCGGCGCAGAGGACGACATCGAAGGGTCTTACATGCGTCGTctcgagaaagaagagaagagagcgGAGGAGAAACGTGAGGCCGAGCAGGTCAAGAGGCAGAAGCCCACgaaagacgaggaagagagtggtgaTGCAGAGGATGACACAAACGAGGAGGTTGCCTCTagcgacgaggagggtgAGAAAGCGGGGGATGCGAAGGAGCCGATGCCTGTTCACGAGAGTGTGTCGGGTGCCTCCAAGGCCAATGAGGTGGAGAAGTCCAGCCGCACCGTGTTTTTGGGCAACGTCTCGACCGAGGCCATCAAGTCCAAATCTGCCAAAAAGACCCTTCTTCGACACCTGGCCTCTTTCTGCTCCAGTCTTCCTGAATCTTCCGGACCACACAAGGTCGATTCGATTCGATTCCGCTCTGTGCCCTTTGCCAGCGGTGGCGGTATCCCCAAGCGGGCCTCCTATGCTCGCCGTGAGATTTTGGATGACACCACTCACAGTACGAACGCCTATGCTGTTTACACCACTGCCCAAGCAGCGCGGAAGGCTCCCGCCGCCCTGAACGGCACCGTTGTCTTGGATCGGCATATTCGTGTGGATAGTATTGCGCACCCCGCTGAAATCGACAACAAGCGCTGTGTCTTCGTGGGCAACCTGGACTTTGTGGATCAAGAAGTCGCGGGTGTGGACGAggatggcaagaagaagaagcctcgCAAGCCGTCCGACATTGAAGAAGGTTTGTGGCGGGTGTTCAACGCCCACACGGGGGACACCAAGGATAAAAAGTCCGTGAAGAAGAACGTGGAATTTGTGCGTGTGATTCGAGATCAGAACACTCGCGTTGGCAAAGGGTTTGCCTATGTTCAGTTCTACGAGGGAACTTGTGTGGAGCAGGCTCTCTTGCTCAACGAGAAGAACTTCCCTCCTCTTTTGCCGCGGAAGATTCGCGTGACCCGGGCCCGCAaaatgatgaagaagcgggATGACTCGGGTAGCAAGGACGCTCGCTCTGGTGATTTGGCTCGAAAGACCCTTCAAGGCCGTGCCGGCAAGCTGCTTGGCCGCGCCGGTGCTTCCAAGCTGAAGAATGAGAGCAAGGGAGGCATTGCGGGCAACTCATTTGTCTTTGAGGGCCACCGAGCCAGCGAAGGCAAGTCGACCCTGAAGGTGAAGGGAAAGAGTCGTGGATCTAAGGGCAAGCCCAAGAACCGCAGCAGCAAGCGTGCCGCCGCTTACCGGGCAGCTGGTGGACAGCGTCCTtga
- a CDS encoding Cystathionine gamma-lyase → MGSIDESKITSRGFGTLAVHAGAPHDPATGAVIESNVNELPRFLSQISLSTTFAQTSVGSPVGLYEYTRSANPNRDNFEQAVAALEHAKYALAYSSGSAATANILQSLAAGSHVVSVSDVYGGTHRYFTKVAIAHGVEVTFTPTIEHDIEQLIRPETKLVWIETPSNPTLGLVDIRAVADIAHRHGIQVVVDNTFMSPYVQNPLDHGADLVVHSVTKYINGHSDVCMGVAAFNSGALKERLSFLQNAIGAIPSPFDCWLAHRGLKTLHLRAREATTNATAVALALEASPHVISVNYPGIESHPQRKIAIKQHRNGMGGGMLSFRIKGGQAAAHDFCKYTKVFTLAESLGGVESLCEVPSSMTHAGIPKEQREIAGVYDDLVRLSCGVEDAADLAADVLQALELASAANGSA, encoded by the exons ATGGGCTCTATCGACGAAAGCAAGATCACCTCTCGGGGTTTCGGTACCCTTGCCGTGCACGCTGGTGCTCCCCATGATCCCGCCACTGGCGCCGTGATTGAGTCG AATGTTAACGAATTGCCTCGATTCTTGTCTCAGATCTCCCTCTCTACCACCTTTGCGCAGACCAGTGTCGGTAGCCCTGTCGGTCTGTACGAGTACACCCGCAGCGCAAACCCCAACCG TGATAACTTTGAGCAAGCCGTGGCTGCTCTGGAACATGCCAAGTATGCTCTTGCTTACTCCTCCGGCTCCGCCGCTACCGCCAACATCCTCCAGTCCCTCGCCGCGGGATCCCACgttgtctccgtctccgACGTGTACGGCGGCACCCACCGCTACTTCACCAAGGTCGCCATCGCCCATGGTGTCGAGGTCACCTTCACTCCCACTATCGAACATGACATCGAGCAGCTGATTCGGCCCGAGACCAAGCTGGTCTGGATCGAGACTCCCTCCAACCCCACCCTCGGCCTGGTCGACATCCGTGCCGTGGCCGACATTGCGCACCGTCACGGGATTCAGGTCGTTGTCGACAACACCTTCATGAGCCCCTACGTTCAGAACCCCCTCGATCACGGCGCCGACCTTGTCGTGCACTCAGTCACCAAGTACATCAACGGTCACTCTGATGTCTGCATGGGTGTCGCGGCCTTCAACTCGGGCGCGCTCAAGGAGcgcctctctttcctccagAACGCTATCGGTGCTATTCCCTCTCCCTTCGACTGCTGGCTGGCCCATCGCGGTCTGAAGACTCTGCACCTGCGCGCTCGTGAGGCCACCACTAACGCCACCGCCGTGGCTCTGGCTCTCGAGGCGTCCCCCCACGTCATCTCCGTCAACTACCCCGGCATCGAGTCCCACCCCCAGCGCAAGATTGCCATTAAGCAGCACCGCAACGGCATGGGTGGTGGTATGCTCAGCTTCCGCATCAAGGGTGGCCAGGCGGCGGCTCATGACTTCTGCAAGTACACCAAGGTGTTCACCCTTGCTGAGTCCCTAGGCGGTGTCGAGTCGCTTTGCGAGGTTCCCTCCAGCATGACCCACGCGGGTATCCCCAAGGAGCAGCGGGAGATCGCCGGTGTCTACGACGACCTGGTCCGTCTCAGCTGCGGTGTTGAGGATGCCGCGGATTTGGCTGCAGATGTGCTCCAGGCCCTGGAGCTGGCCAGCGCCGCCAATGGCAGCGCGTAA
- a CDS encoding DNA-directed RNA polymerase III subunit rpc8 — MFILTTISDLIQIAPEDFYKLSAVAIEDNINEKYANKVIQKIGLCISFYDLLESSDGLIGHGTGLVNVNVKFRMIVFRPFKGEILLGKISSGTEHGIKISVEFFNDILIPPPMLMDGAKFDYADQVWTWDNDGTLFYLDVGEIVRFRVETEEWHDQIPNAPDLGEEMVTERKPAYSIFGSMQIHGLGPITWW, encoded by the exons ATGTTCATCTTA ACCACTATTTCGGATCTGATCCAGATCGCCCCGGAGGACTTTTACAAGCTCAGCGCCGTTGCTATTGAAGACAATATCAATGAAAAATACGCCAACAAG GTGATCCAAAAGATCGGCTTGTGTATCAGCTTCTATGATCTTTTGGAGTCATCGGACGGCCTGATTGGTCATGGAACAGGTCTTGTTAATGTCAACG TCAAATTTCGCATGATCGTCTTCCGCCCCTTCAAGGGCGAAATCTTGCTGGGCAAGATCTCGAGTGGTACCGAGCACGGTATCAAAA TCAGCGTTGAGTTCTTCAATGACATTCTCATCCCTCCACCGATGCTCATGGACGGGGCCAAATT CGATTATGCGGATCAAGTCTGGACTTGGGATAACGACGGCACCTTGTTCTACTTGGACGTGGGTGAAATCGTCCGTTTCCGCGTAGAGACGGAAGAATGGCACGATCAGATCCCCAATGCGCCAGATTTGGGCGAAGAGATGGTCACCGAGCGGAAGCCTGCATACTCAATTTTT GGCTCGATGCAGATCCACGGTCTCGGACCAATCACTTGGTGGTGA